Within Thermogemmatispora onikobensis, the genomic segment TACGTCCGGCCACCACCTCCTTGAGCGGGCGCCCCTGGGCCAGCAGGCGCCCGAAGAGGCGGCGCGAGGCATCGCTGCGCAGTTGCCAGCCGCTATCGGGCTGATCGCCGATCGTCACCGCAAAGCGCCGCTCCTCCAGGCGGCGGGCGAAATCCCTGATCCCCTCGCTGCGCGTGAAGACCGCCACCTGGGCCTGGCTGCCCGGCGTCGGCGGCGCCTTGCGCACGATCTGGATGGCCGGGCTGAGGTCCGGGGCATCGGCGAAGATGCGCGTATTGCCCAGATCGATCAGCTCCTCGACCGTCATCTGCGTCCGCAGGAGATGGCGCAGGGCCGTCGCATAATTGGCCCGCAGCCAGCTATTGCTACTGATATAAGCCAGGCGGCCCCCCGGGCGCAGCAGGCGCAGGCCCTGCTCAAAGAAATAGACAAAGAGATCGGCCTGCCCGTGGTAGACGGCGTAATGCTCCTGAAAGAATGGCTTATCCTCCGCCAGCTTCTCCTGGCGCACATAGGGCGGATTGCCGATCACCACATCAAAGCCGGCCCGTTCGCCGAGCGGGTGGCCATCGGGAGAGAAAAAGACCTCGGGAAACTCCAGCTCCCAATGGAAGAAGAGGCGGCTCCGGCGCAGGGCCTCCGCCGCATCCAGCAAGCGCAGAGCCTGCCGCTCATAGAGGGAGGCCTCCGGCTTCCCCACCGCATAGGCCGTCACCCAGCCCCACCAGCCTTCCTCGACCTCCACCCCATAGAAGAGGGCCGTCGCCAGATCCAGCACCCCCTGATACTTCGCCGTAAAATGGCTATGCAAGCGCGCGTAAGCCTCCTCCTGGCGGCGCACCTCGGCCAGCGAGCGCCCTTCCGTCCCCTCGATCTCGCTCACCCACTGCAGGGCCGCCCCCAGATCGTCGCGGAAGGTCGCATCTTCCAGCAGCACCAACTGCAGCGGCGCCGGCGTCTCCTCCGGCACCTCCCCATTCGATCCCGTCCCATCGCCGCCGTCCGCGCGTGCCCGCCCCTGCGCCGTCGGAGCCGACGCGCCCCGGGCATTGCCAGCACGAGCGCGGCCCCGGCGCCCATTGGAGCCAGGCCCTGTCTCCGCCGCCGTCGTCGAGCGTCCGGCCAGCGGATGGCGTCCCGCCGCCGCCTCGGCCAGCCACGACCCCACCAGAGCATTGCCCGGGCGCAGATGGTGATCCAGAAAGCTCAGCGGATACTCGCGGGCCGCCGTCGCCAGCCAGAGCGACAGCTTCGCCAGCTCCACCGCCAGCGGATTGGCATCCACCCCATAGAGGCACTGCTGCACCACGCGCCGCTTCCAATAGACCACATCCGTCTCGCCTGTCTTCTCCTCTGGCACGGCGCCCAGCTCCACCAGCGAGCGCGCCAGAAACTCCAGCGCCTCCACCAGAAAGTGGCCGCTGCCCATCGCCGGATCAAGCACATTGATCCCCAGCACCGCCGCAATGCGCTCCTCCTGCGAGCGTGCCCCGCGCAGCGCCTCAGCGAGGACCGGCTGCAGCGTGCGCTCCACCATATACTTGACCACAAAATCCGGCGTATAGTAGCTGCCCGTCAGCTTCCGCTGGCCGCTATCGGTCACCAGATAGACCTCGCCCGGCTCATAGCGGCGGGCGACGGCGCGGCCATTAACCTGAGAGAGCGGCACCACCTCGCTCGTCGCCTGCAGCTCGGCCATCGGCTCCTCGGCCACATAGAGCGTATACTCCAGCAGCCCCTCGTAGATCGTCCCCAGGTGGCGCTCCGACAGATCGCGGTAATCGATCAGCACCTTGCGGCTGCGATCGTGCGGATCGGGCGCATAGGCCAGCAGCTCCAGGGCCTGACAGAGGGCCTCATCGCCGACCGCAAACTGCTCCAGGAACGGCGCCTTCTGCGGATCAAAAAGGCCGCCGTCGAAGACACTGACCCCCATCAGGCGATTGCCCGCATGCAGGCTCTCGAAGAGCGTCTTCAAATGGGCCCAGACCAGGGCCACGTTGGGTAGCGCCGTCCTATCGCGCAGCAAGGTCGAAACCTGCTCCGCCAGCTTCCGCAGGCTGAAGCGCTTACTATAGATCGTCCCGCTCTCCACCGGCAGCAACTGGCGGGCCTCCGCATAGAACAGAAAGAGCAGGCGATAGAGCAGGATCAGCGCATGCTCATAGACCAGGCGGCGATTCTCTGGGGTAGGAGCCAGCTCATTGCGCGGGAACTGGAAGAGGCCCTGAGCGATCAGGCGCAGCGCATCGTAGACCTGCTCGCGCAGATTCTCGCGCACGCGCTGGACTGACTCGCCGCTGGCCGTCAGCAAGCGATCCAACGAGAGCGGATCGACGGGATGGAAGGCCGCAGGTCGGAAGAAGGCATAGAAATAGAGGA encodes:
- a CDS encoding Eco57I restriction-modification methylase domain-containing protein; translated protein: MPETRQLPLIARHNNQRLFSDYFLDEVLPTQSEWQALIPRAQRVQEELRRLYERFRPLQKTANEAQTEHEWIQPVLETLGHVFTVQPSLQVPGGTQKPDYVFFASEAERVACQGLPLDEHASERGALAVGDAKHWDRPLDQMARSASEAFSNKNPSWQIFFYLLHSGLSWGLLTNGRKWRLYHRSTAHKLDVFYEVDLPELLETSDPAQFLYFYAFFRPAAFHPVDPLSLDRLLTASGESVQRVRENLREQVYDALRLIAQGLFQFPRNELAPTPENRRLVYEHALILLYRLLFLFYAEARQLLPVESGTIYSKRFSLRKLAEQVSTLLRDRTALPNVALVWAHLKTLFESLHAGNRLMGVSVFDGGLFDPQKAPFLEQFAVGDEALCQALELLAYAPDPHDRSRKVLIDYRDLSERHLGTIYEGLLEYTLYVAEEPMAELQATSEVVPLSQVNGRAVARRYEPGEVYLVTDSGQRKLTGSYYTPDFVVKYMVERTLQPVLAEALRGARSQEERIAAVLGINVLDPAMGSGHFLVEALEFLARSLVELGAVPEEKTGETDVVYWKRRVVQQCLYGVDANPLAVELAKLSLWLATAAREYPLSFLDHHLRPGNALVGSWLAEAAAGRHPLAGRSTTAAETGPGSNGRRGRARAGNARGASAPTAQGRARADGGDGTGSNGEVPEETPAPLQLVLLEDATFRDDLGAALQWVSEIEGTEGRSLAEVRRQEEAYARLHSHFTAKYQGVLDLATALFYGVEVEEGWWGWVTAYAVGKPEASLYERQALRLLDAAEALRRSRLFFHWELEFPEVFFSPDGHPLGERAGFDVVIGNPPYVRQEKLAEDKPFFQEHYAVYHGQADLFVYFFEQGLRLLRPGGRLAYISSNSWLRANYATALRHLLRTQMTVEELIDLGNTRIFADAPDLSPAIQIVRKAPPTPGSQAQVAVFTRSEGIRDFARRLEERRFAVTIGDQPDSGWQLRSDASRRLFGRLLAQGRPLKEVVAGRMYRGVLTGLNEAFIVDTATRERLLQADPDSAALLKPLVRGEDLRPWYQEDEGRWLIFARRGIDIEAYPAIKAHLEQFRERLEPRPADWDPHRPWPGRKPGSYRWYEIQDAIDYYQEFETTKIFWPDICRRPRFSWGEAGLYTTNTGYFIPSDSYDLLGILNSRFIWFIIINTSQPLAERRGALLYRLFTQYVEHLPIPELSEEQRQRIGNLARQLTEVARRRYSLRRRTTQRIIRDLGAGQQKLSERLSEWWTLSFDAFREELRRSFKRDIPLKERDDWEALLSERRQEIEQLTAEIVRLETALNQAVYDLFALDETERTLIDEETAYHYGEW